The following proteins are encoded in a genomic region of Thioclava nitratireducens:
- a CDS encoding glycosyl hydrolase family 28-related protein, which produces MNVAITEGLVLTPPAFAEGLDQWSSEDGTPGSTTYESSGNAVLVPADADFGGCLEMLKMQTVQKLRYMGDTPILPGAYLRIRARVKAVSGNLPEVRIAGYAVTGSGSHVSGVVEVGPTVALQSYGEVVEVSAIVGTGSRDGVDMSWGLDAIYGHFGLDLTGATGGVVRIDDIEIEDVTEAFLRELMGWVDVKDYGAVGDGVTDNVAAFNAADQAANGRKVLVSEGNYYLGSSISISSPVEFVGTLVMPVAAKLALMSSFDFPTYAAAFGDELAGFKKALQALFGYTDHNVLDLKGRRVEVTEPIRIEEIAPDLSSFSNRRVLQNGQINVIAGSGWDDDVVTSQATYSVSQSMQLTSVANIANIPVGARITGTGVGREVYVRSKNNGAQTLYLSQPLYGGSGTRTYTFTRHQYVLDFSGMEKLDRFNIANVEFLCNGAASCIMLAPDGQMFQIRDSYVVRPKDRAITSIGRGCQDLLIDGCQFLSDEMLVPAQDRKSMVLNVNANDSKIRDSRFVRFGTAFVLNGSGHLIVGNHWFQGDEETSGVRVAGLVFTQTNVQSAVTGNYIDNSVIEWTNEHDAEPDFASEYSFGGLTVTGNTCVCINVAPWFTWLSIKPYGPGHFIQGLSVTNNVFKSLNGSVDRIEKIDTSFADIDRSRVRNVVFEGNMFNGIKEISQNPVMVEVNQSAAQTVWTADASEYLPFAGWARNVQGLIAEGMVRDSSGARIDAMPYVAVEQGAAKNQITVNWPEAAKGRLQVTLRMDNPI; this is translated from the coding sequence ATGAACGTCGCGATTACCGAAGGGCTGGTGCTGACCCCGCCCGCATTCGCCGAAGGGCTGGATCAATGGTCGAGTGAAGATGGCACGCCGGGCTCCACGACCTATGAGAGCTCGGGCAATGCCGTGCTGGTTCCGGCGGATGCGGATTTCGGCGGTTGTCTGGAAATGCTCAAGATGCAGACGGTGCAGAAACTGCGCTACATGGGCGACACGCCGATCCTGCCGGGCGCCTATCTGCGCATCCGGGCGCGGGTGAAGGCGGTGAGCGGCAACCTGCCTGAGGTGAGGATTGCAGGCTATGCGGTGACGGGATCGGGTAGCCACGTGAGCGGCGTGGTCGAGGTGGGGCCGACGGTGGCGCTGCAAAGCTATGGTGAGGTGGTCGAGGTTTCTGCGATCGTGGGCACCGGCTCGCGCGACGGTGTCGATATGTCGTGGGGGCTGGATGCGATTTACGGGCATTTCGGGCTGGACCTGACGGGCGCGACTGGCGGGGTCGTGCGCATCGACGATATCGAGATCGAGGATGTGACCGAGGCCTTCCTGCGCGAGCTGATGGGCTGGGTCGATGTGAAGGATTACGGCGCGGTCGGGGATGGCGTCACGGACAACGTCGCGGCCTTCAATGCGGCCGATCAGGCGGCGAACGGGCGCAAGGTCCTCGTCTCGGAGGGGAATTATTATCTGGGCAGCTCGATCTCGATCTCGTCGCCGGTAGAGTTCGTGGGCACGCTGGTAATGCCGGTGGCGGCGAAGCTGGCGCTGATGTCGTCTTTCGACTTCCCGACCTATGCGGCGGCGTTCGGCGATGAGCTGGCTGGGTTCAAGAAGGCGCTGCAGGCGCTGTTCGGATATACCGATCATAACGTGCTGGATCTGAAAGGGCGTCGCGTCGAGGTGACCGAACCGATCCGCATCGAGGAGATCGCGCCGGACCTGTCGAGCTTTTCGAACCGCCGGGTTCTGCAGAATGGGCAGATCAACGTGATCGCGGGATCTGGTTGGGACGATGATGTGGTGACGTCGCAGGCGACCTATTCGGTGAGCCAGTCGATGCAGCTGACCTCGGTCGCCAATATCGCCAATATTCCCGTTGGCGCGCGGATCACCGGCACCGGCGTCGGGCGCGAAGTCTATGTGAGGTCGAAGAATAACGGCGCGCAGACGCTGTATCTCTCGCAGCCGCTTTATGGCGGATCTGGGACGCGGACCTATACCTTCACACGTCACCAATATGTGCTGGATTTCTCCGGGATGGAGAAGCTGGACCGGTTCAACATCGCCAATGTGGAATTCCTCTGCAATGGCGCGGCGAGCTGCATCATGCTGGCGCCCGACGGGCAGATGTTCCAGATCCGCGACAGCTATGTGGTGCGGCCCAAGGATCGCGCGATCACCTCAATCGGGCGCGGGTGCCAGGACCTGCTGATCGATGGCTGTCAGTTCCTGTCGGACGAGATGCTGGTGCCCGCGCAGGATCGCAAGTCGATGGTGCTGAACGTCAACGCCAATGACAGCAAGATCCGCGACTCACGCTTCGTGCGCTTCGGAACGGCCTTCGTGCTGAATGGCTCTGGGCATCTGATCGTCGGTAATCACTGGTTTCAGGGCGACGAGGAAACCAGCGGCGTGCGCGTTGCGGGGCTCGTTTTCACGCAGACCAATGTGCAATCGGCGGTGACCGGAAATTACATCGATAACTCGGTCATCGAATGGACGAATGAACACGATGCCGAGCCGGATTTCGCGAGCGAGTACAGCTTTGGCGGGCTGACCGTGACGGGCAATACCTGCGTGTGCATCAACGTCGCGCCTTGGTTCACGTGGCTCTCGATAAAGCCCTATGGGCCGGGGCATTTCATCCAAGGGCTGAGCGTGACGAACAACGTGTTCAAGTCGCTCAACGGCAGTGTCGACCGGATCGAGAAAATCGATACGAGCTTTGCCGATATCGACCGCTCGCGGGTGCGTAATGTGGTGTTCGAAGGGAATATGTTCAACGGGATCAAAGAGATATCGCAGAACCCGGTGATGGTCGAGGTGAACCAGTCGGCTGCGCAAACGGTCTGGACGGCGGATGCGAGCGAGTACCTGCCCTTCGCGGGCTGGGCGCGCAATGTTCAAGGCCTGATCGCCGAGGGGATGGTGCGAGATAGCTCGGGCGCGCGGATCGACGCAATGCCCTATGTCGCGGTGGAGCAGGGCGCGGCCAAGAACCAGATCACGGTGAACTGGCCGGAGGCGGCGAAGGGGCGGCTGCAAGTCACGCTGCGGATGGATAACCCGATCTGA
- a CDS encoding CHAD domain-containing protein yields MVYAISPDDKTPTKALRRIARSELGTAIKLAGKPDPSVHALRKAIKKTRGLIRLFAPQFADFHNENETLSEAARGISGLRDDEVMRASLIRLGREGPDLDGASAARTMLEALPATPPPKEGDISTFVKRVTEIRKRAKDWEVSAKGWPAYETGLHETLKDCRKRLKTAQKSHAGADLHHWRTRVKQHWYHTRLLAPIWPEMLHPREDALDTLGELIGDHHDLHVLEMRVPEHLDPERAEALLALIRTESARLEAEAFTLGAKIFAEPPEPLCDRWGAWFELWKA; encoded by the coding sequence ATGGTCTACGCCATATCCCCCGACGACAAGACCCCAACGAAAGCCCTTCGCCGCATCGCGCGCAGCGAGCTTGGAACGGCCATCAAACTGGCTGGGAAACCCGATCCTTCGGTTCACGCCCTGCGCAAGGCGATCAAGAAGACCCGCGGCCTGATCCGTCTCTTCGCGCCGCAATTCGCGGATTTTCACAATGAAAACGAGACCTTGTCCGAGGCTGCCCGCGGCATATCCGGCCTGCGAGACGACGAGGTGATGCGCGCCTCGTTGATCCGGCTGGGGCGCGAAGGGCCCGATCTTGATGGCGCCTCGGCGGCCCGCACCATGCTCGAAGCACTCCCCGCAACCCCGCCCCCGAAGGAAGGCGATATTTCGACATTCGTCAAACGCGTCACGGAAATCCGCAAACGCGCAAAGGATTGGGAGGTCAGCGCAAAGGGCTGGCCCGCCTATGAGACCGGATTGCACGAGACCCTGAAAGATTGCCGCAAGCGTCTGAAAACCGCCCAGAAATCACACGCTGGCGCAGACCTCCACCATTGGCGGACGCGGGTGAAGCAGCACTGGTATCACACCCGCCTGCTCGCCCCAATCTGGCCCGAGATGCTGCACCCACGCGAAGACGCGCTCGACACTCTGGGCGAGTTGATCGGAGATCATCACGACCTGCATGTGCTCGAGATGCGGGTGCCCGAGCATCTCGATCCCGAAAGGGCCGAGGCGTTGCTTGCATTGATCCGCACCGAATCTGCCCGGCTCGAGGCCGAAGCCTTCACTCTCGGCGCCAAGATATTCGCCGAGCCCCCCGAGCCGCTCTGCGACCGCTGGGGGGCTTGGTTCGAACTCTGGAAAGCCTAG
- a CDS encoding lysine--tRNA ligase, whose translation MTSLRDAAMKSKAWPFEEARRVLKRYEKRDPEKGYVLFETGYGPSGLPHIGTFGEVARTTMIRRAFEVISDIPTKLLCFSDDMDGMRKVPSNVPNQDMLRQHEQKPLTSVPDPFGDFDSFGNHNNAMLRRFLDTFGFEYEFASATDYYKSGRFDEMLMKSAQEYDQIMEIMLKSLREERQQTYSCFLPIHPETGRVLYVPMKEVNARDGTVTFDDEEGREWTLPVTGGNVKLQWKPDFGMRWAALGVDFEMYGKDHSTNTPIYDGICRVLGGSAPEHFTYELFLDANGEKISKSKGNGLSIDEWLTYAATESLSYFMYLKPKTAKRMHFDVIPKAVDEYHQQLRAYPDQPIEQQVNNPVWHIHGGNPPESRMVVPFAMLLNLASVAGATEKEGLWGFIKRYAPEASPEGNPDLDQAAGFALKYFEDFVKPTLVFRAPSEQERAALEDLAKALKSEEAALDQIARKNAAAGNDEPLPEADFHSDEFLQSVVFAVGKNHEFANLRDWFKALYEVLLGQSQGPRFGGFIALYGVDETVALIERALAGELVA comes from the coding sequence ATGACGAGCTTGCGTGACGCTGCGATGAAATCCAAGGCCTGGCCCTTCGAGGAAGCCCGCCGGGTGCTGAAGCGTTACGAGAAACGCGATCCGGAGAAGGGCTACGTCCTGTTCGAAACGGGCTACGGGCCGTCGGGGCTGCCGCATATCGGCACGTTCGGGGAGGTTGCGCGCACGACGATGATCCGTCGCGCTTTCGAGGTGATCTCGGATATCCCGACGAAGCTTCTGTGCTTCTCGGACGATATGGACGGGATGCGCAAGGTGCCGAGCAACGTGCCTAATCAGGACATGCTGCGCCAGCACGAGCAGAAGCCGCTGACCTCGGTGCCCGATCCGTTCGGCGATTTCGACAGCTTCGGCAACCACAACAACGCGATGCTGCGCCGTTTCCTCGATACGTTCGGCTTCGAGTACGAATTCGCGAGCGCGACCGACTACTACAAGTCGGGCCGGTTCGACGAGATGCTGATGAAATCGGCCCAGGAATATGATCAGATCATGGAAATCATGCTGAAGTCGCTGCGCGAAGAGCGTCAGCAGACCTATTCGTGCTTCCTGCCGATCCATCCCGAGACGGGCCGCGTGCTGTATGTTCCGATGAAGGAGGTCAACGCGCGCGACGGCACCGTGACCTTCGACGACGAGGAAGGGCGCGAATGGACGCTGCCGGTCACCGGTGGCAACGTGAAGCTGCAGTGGAAACCCGATTTCGGGATGCGTTGGGCCGCGCTCGGCGTCGATTTCGAGATGTATGGCAAGGATCACTCGACCAACACGCCGATCTATGATGGTATCTGCCGCGTCCTCGGCGGGAGTGCGCCGGAACACTTCACCTACGAGCTGTTCCTCGACGCGAATGGCGAGAAAATCTCGAAGTCGAAGGGCAACGGCCTTTCGATCGACGAGTGGCTGACCTATGCCGCGACGGAGTCCTTGAGCTACTTCATGTATCTCAAGCCGAAGACCGCGAAGCGGATGCATTTCGACGTGATCCCGAAGGCGGTGGACGAATATCACCAGCAGCTGCGGGCCTATCCCGATCAGCCGATCGAGCAGCAGGTGAACAACCCGGTCTGGCACATCCATGGCGGCAATCCGCCCGAGAGCCGGATGGTGGTGCCTTTCGCGATGTTGCTCAATCTCGCAAGCGTCGCAGGCGCGACCGAGAAGGAAGGGCTGTGGGGTTTCATCAAGCGCTATGCGCCCGAGGCGAGCCCGGAAGGCAATCCGGACCTCGATCAGGCGGCAGGCTTCGCGCTGAAGTATTTCGAGGACTTCGTGAAGCCCACGCTGGTCTTCCGCGCGCCCTCCGAGCAAGAGCGGGCGGCGCTGGAAGATCTGGCCAAGGCGCTGAAATCGGAAGAGGCGGCGCTCGATCAGATCGCGCGCAAGAACGCGGCGGCAGGCAACGACGAGCCGCTGCCGGAGGCCGATTTCCACAGTGACGAGTTCCTGCAATCGGTCGTCTTCGCGGTCGGCAAGAACCACGAATTCGCCAACCTGCGCGATTGGTTCAAGGCGCTCTACGAGGTACTCCTGGGTCAGAGCCAAGGTCCCCGCTTCGGCGGGTTCATCGCGCTTTACGGTGTCGATGAGACCGTCGCGCTGATCGAGCGGGCGCTGGCGGGCGAACTGGTCGCCTAG
- a CDS encoding tellurite resistance TerB family protein → MPDVLSSLSPQDALVAVMVAVSAADEDVPTSELVAIERIVNHMPIFAGYDFDRVSRVSRSVFTLFEEEDGLEALFGLVRDALPEHIFETAYALACDVAAADGTIRQAELRLLEEIRGELAIDRLHAVAIEWGAKVRHVTL, encoded by the coding sequence TTGCCAGACGTTCTCTCCTCGCTTTCGCCCCAAGACGCGCTCGTCGCCGTGATGGTCGCTGTGTCCGCCGCCGATGAGGACGTGCCGACCTCGGAACTCGTCGCCATCGAGCGGATCGTGAACCACATGCCGATCTTCGCGGGCTACGATTTCGACCGCGTCTCCCGGGTCTCGCGCTCTGTGTTCACACTGTTCGAAGAGGAAGACGGGCTCGAAGCGCTGTTCGGCCTGGTCCGCGATGCGCTGCCCGAGCATATCTTCGAGACCGCCTATGCGCTGGCCTGCGACGTAGCTGCGGCCGATGGCACGATCCGACAGGCCGAGTTGCGTCTGCTGGAGGAGATCCGCGGCGAGCTGGCGATCGACCGGCTGCACGCCGTCGCCATCGAATGGGGCGCGAAAGTGCGTCACGTCACGCTCTGA
- the dacB gene encoding D-alanyl-D-alanine carboxypeptidase/D-alanyl-D-alanine endopeptidase, producing MPLTISRRFALLGGAALFVTPKTVLGQAPAAAELVRMAGLSGDVGYVVADLKTGQILEQRNPGQAMPPASALKSITSIYAMEQLGGDFRFGTQLIATGPISGGRIQGDLILAGGGDPTLTTDDLNAMAKSLAAKGVQGVTGRFLTWAGALPYKSEIANDQPIFAGYNPSISGLMLNFNRVHFQWRRSGGGWALSMDARGRDVQPQAYTAKASIAKRSSPTFTYSDRGGVEHWTVASAALGRGGSRWLPVRHPAAYAGDVFQTLARAQGTPLPAPEEARNPPGGTVLVSHDSDPLVPVLRAMMKYSTNITAEAVGMTVSKRLGAGSSLMQSGQAMTQWLQQRTGARSARFTDHSGLRADAEISPQDMVAALRNLGAPMGLRSLMKPFKLRDATGRASKSQPFSVDAKTGTLNFVSTLAGYMTAPDGTELVFAIFTADLDRRRRAGSAPRPPGQVQWVRASKILQSQLLERWAGIYG from the coding sequence ATGCCGCTAACGATATCGCGTCGCTTTGCATTGCTGGGTGGCGCCGCGCTTTTCGTCACTCCGAAAACGGTTTTGGGTCAGGCGCCCGCAGCCGCCGAACTGGTTCGGATGGCGGGGCTGAGCGGCGATGTCGGCTATGTCGTGGCAGATCTGAAAACGGGCCAGATCCTTGAACAGCGCAATCCCGGCCAAGCGATGCCGCCCGCCTCCGCGCTCAAATCGATCACTTCGATTTACGCGATGGAGCAACTGGGCGGGGATTTCCGCTTCGGTACGCAGTTGATCGCGACGGGGCCAATCTCTGGCGGGCGGATTCAGGGTGATCTGATCCTCGCGGGCGGTGGCGATCCCACGCTGACGACCGACGATCTCAATGCGATGGCGAAGTCGCTCGCAGCCAAGGGGGTGCAGGGCGTCACGGGGCGGTTCCTGACCTGGGCCGGCGCGCTTCCGTACAAGAGCGAGATCGCAAATGATCAGCCGATTTTCGCAGGCTACAACCCGTCGATCTCCGGGCTGATGCTGAATTTCAATCGCGTGCATTTCCAATGGCGTCGCTCCGGGGGCGGCTGGGCGCTGAGCATGGACGCGCGTGGGCGCGACGTGCAGCCTCAGGCCTATACAGCGAAAGCCTCGATCGCGAAGCGGTCCTCACCCACGTTCACCTATTCGGATCGCGGCGGGGTAGAGCATTGGACGGTCGCCTCGGCGGCTTTGGGGCGTGGCGGAAGCCGTTGGTTGCCGGTGCGCCATCCCGCGGCCTATGCGGGCGACGTGTTCCAGACGCTGGCCCGCGCACAGGGCACGCCGCTGCCCGCGCCGGAAGAGGCCCGCAACCCGCCCGGCGGCACGGTTCTGGTAAGCCATGACAGCGATCCGCTTGTGCCAGTGCTGCGCGCGATGATGAAATACTCGACCAATATCACCGCCGAGGCGGTGGGCATGACGGTCAGCAAACGGCTGGGCGCGGGTAGTTCCCTGATGCAATCGGGGCAGGCCATGACCCAATGGCTGCAGCAGCGCACGGGCGCACGCTCGGCCCGGTTCACCGACCATTCCGGGTTGCGCGCCGATGCCGAGATTTCGCCGCAGGACATGGTCGCGGCGCTGCGCAATCTTGGCGCACCGATGGGGCTGCGCAGCTTGATGAAACCTTTCAAGCTGCGCGATGCGACGGGTAGGGCCTCGAAATCGCAGCCGTTCAGCGTCGATGCCAAGACCGGGACGCTCAATTTCGTCTCGACCTTGGCGGGCTACATGACCGCGCCGGATGGCACCGAGCTTGTGTTTGCGATCTTCACCGCCGATCTCGACCGTCGCCGGCGCGCGGGCTCCGCACCGCGCCCGCCGGGGCAGGTGCAATGGGTGCGTGCGTCGAAAATCCTGCAGAGCCAGCTACTGGAACGTTGGGCCGGGATTTACGGGTGA
- a CDS encoding nicotinate-nucleotide adenylyltransferase, with protein MRQGFPFARAGQRIGLLGGSFDPAHEGHVLITREALRRFNLDRVWWVVSPGNPLKAHGPAPLDQRIASARAILGGNPRVVVTDIEARLGTRYTADTITALRALYPGVNFAWLMGADNLVQLDRWDHWRTIIESVSIGVLARPGWRMPGRWARAARIYAQAELPAVASQRLLDGPAPRWCFVNIPMSSISSTEIREKGGWGASTPA; from the coding sequence ATGAGACAAGGTTTCCCATTTGCCCGCGCCGGACAGCGCATCGGTCTTCTGGGCGGGTCGTTCGATCCTGCGCATGAAGGTCACGTGCTGATCACGCGCGAGGCGCTGCGCCGTTTCAACCTCGACCGGGTCTGGTGGGTCGTGAGCCCCGGCAACCCGCTCAAGGCGCATGGGCCTGCACCGCTCGATCAGCGGATCGCGAGTGCACGGGCCATCCTCGGGGGAAACCCTCGGGTCGTGGTGACAGATATCGAAGCGCGGCTCGGTACCCGCTACACCGCCGACACGATCACCGCGCTGCGTGCGCTCTATCCCGGTGTGAATTTCGCATGGCTGATGGGAGCGGATAACCTCGTACAGCTCGATCGCTGGGACCATTGGCGGACGATCATAGAAAGCGTGTCGATCGGCGTTCTGGCGCGTCCGGGCTGGCGGATGCCGGGCCGTTGGGCGCGCGCGGCGCGCATCTATGCGCAGGCCGAATTGCCCGCGGTTGCCTCGCAGCGCCTGCTCGACGGGCCAGCGCCACGCTGGTGTTTCGTAAACATCCCGATGTCGTCGATTTCCTCCACGGAAATTCGCGAGAAAGGCGGCTGGGGGGCATCGACGCCTGCTTGA
- a CDS encoding GGDEF domain-containing protein has product MGAPAKTTVAPRAAPTVPPPDRGGQAYWLPLLTGLLPMFLWIDERARILGVGRTLRKVLGVPEAQILGAPFTRFFAVARRGATGRLCTDTLCRNCETSDCDGQAGRCGRSLGALMAEEVLHVTLRMHPKVSLRGALVSHVGLSAQTSAGATAGDMLLNFSFGIHLRELVAEFDLTERDFSAADLAMEMLYLEEAKSLVMEELRALTGRLDQARKAAEKQALTDPLTKLANRRAMAQALAQAVDHATNDAAHFALLQIDLDHFKAINDSRGHAAGDYVLQLVARNLCGSVREDDLVARMGGDEFLVLLRGAPSYAEVRALAARIIEQIETPKWYQGQECLVSGSVGAVSSRDYEKLVIGALQSDVDRATYAAKAAGRGCLRFGSRSSEKVDRRRPRPPNSASDTHKTLFS; this is encoded by the coding sequence ATGGGCGCACCGGCCAAAACCACTGTTGCCCCGAGGGCTGCACCGACTGTGCCGCCGCCTGACCGGGGCGGCCAGGCCTATTGGCTGCCCCTCCTGACCGGGCTTTTGCCGATGTTTCTCTGGATAGATGAGCGGGCGCGCATCCTTGGCGTCGGCCGCACGTTGCGCAAAGTGCTCGGTGTGCCCGAGGCGCAGATCCTCGGCGCGCCGTTCACACGATTTTTCGCGGTCGCGCGACGAGGGGCGACAGGTCGTCTTTGCACGGACACCTTGTGCAGGAATTGCGAGACAAGCGATTGCGATGGTCAGGCCGGTCGCTGCGGGCGTTCGCTTGGTGCGCTGATGGCGGAGGAGGTACTGCATGTCACCCTGCGCATGCATCCTAAGGTGAGCCTGCGTGGCGCGCTCGTCAGCCATGTGGGGCTATCTGCGCAGACATCTGCAGGCGCGACTGCGGGCGATATGCTCCTCAATTTCAGCTTCGGTATTCACCTGCGTGAACTCGTGGCGGAGTTCGACCTGACAGAACGCGACTTCTCCGCCGCGGATCTCGCGATGGAAATGCTTTACCTGGAAGAAGCCAAATCGCTCGTGATGGAAGAATTGCGAGCCTTGACCGGGCGGCTCGATCAGGCCCGCAAAGCGGCAGAGAAACAGGCGCTGACCGATCCGCTGACGAAACTCGCCAACCGCCGCGCAATGGCGCAGGCGCTTGCGCAGGCAGTCGATCACGCGACGAATGACGCGGCGCATTTCGCTTTGCTGCAGATCGACCTCGACCACTTCAAGGCGATCAACGACAGTCGGGGCCACGCGGCAGGGGATTACGTGTTGCAACTTGTGGCCCGCAACCTGTGCGGAAGCGTTCGCGAGGACGATCTTGTTGCGCGCATGGGCGGCGACGAATTTCTCGTGCTGCTGCGGGGCGCTCCGAGTTACGCGGAGGTCAGAGCTCTTGCGGCGCGGATTATCGAACAGATCGAGACACCGAAATGGTATCAGGGCCAGGAGTGCCTGGTGTCCGGATCGGTCGGCGCGGTTTCGTCACGCGACTACGAGAAGCTTGTGATCGGGGCGCTGCAGAGCGATGTCGACCGGGCAACCTATGCGGCGAAGGCAGCAGGGCGCGGATGCCTTCGTTTCGGGTCGAGATCGTCCGAAAAGGTTGATCGCAGGCGCCCGCGACCGCCTAACTCGGCGTCTGATACGCATAAAACGCTCTTTTCCTGA
- a CDS encoding heme NO-binding domain-containing protein, translating to MLGLINRSIENFLTDTHGAALCARVRRCAELPSEGYEPLLQYADAQTLRLIDTACDALGRERSELLEDLGAHLCTREAVRRLLRYGGCDYRGFLNSLNELHDRARMALPDLELPHLHLVATESGQFRLRVIGDVPGWGAVLAGILRAMADDYGSLALIEMPQRRAGRDPRIFEPAEEVVRIQLLDAAHAEARQFALAHMTGEV from the coding sequence ATGCTCGGCTTGATCAACCGCTCTATCGAAAACTTCCTGACCGACACCCACGGGGCGGCGCTCTGCGCGCGTGTTAGGCGGTGCGCGGAGCTGCCGAGTGAAGGCTATGAACCGCTGCTGCAATATGCCGATGCGCAAACCTTGCGGCTGATTGATACCGCTTGCGACGCGTTGGGGCGTGAACGGTCCGAGTTGCTCGAGGACCTTGGTGCGCATCTGTGCACGCGCGAAGCCGTGCGGCGCCTGTTGCGCTATGGCGGGTGCGATTACCGCGGGTTCCTGAATTCGCTGAACGAGTTGCACGACCGCGCGCGAATGGCGTTGCCCGATCTCGAGCTGCCGCATCTTCATCTTGTTGCCACCGAGTCGGGCCAGTTTCGTCTTCGCGTCATCGGGGACGTGCCGGGCTGGGGGGCGGTGCTGGCGGGTATTCTGCGTGCGATGGCAGATGACTATGGCAGCCTCGCGCTTATTGAAATGCCGCAACGCAGGGCAGGCCGCGACCCGCGGATATTCGAGCCGGCGGAAGAGGTGGTGAGAATCCAACTGCTCGACGCCGCCCATGCCGAGGCGCGTCAATTCGCCCTAGCGCACATGACTGGAGAGGTGTGA